In the genome of Pseudomonadota bacterium, one region contains:
- a CDS encoding SAM-dependent chlorinase/fluorinase: MKIITLLTDFGLKDPHAGIMKGVILSINPDVTIVDISHEVEAQDIREGAFLIKEYYTYFEKGTIHVAIVDPTVGSERRPIVFSKDGHFFIGPDNGIFTLVIDEDTEIYLIENKKFMMRTISTTFHGRDVFAPVAAHLSLGFHLSAFGEVVTDPVCLTDIFPKIETDVIYGEVVRFDRFGNAITNIHASTLNTFIKGKKFRITIGKTSFESIDKSYYEKEVTCLIGSAGYLEFAYYRGSFREEKKVWKGDEVTVRVE; encoded by the coding sequence TTGAAAATCATCACACTTCTCACAGACTTTGGTTTGAAAGACCCCCATGCAGGCATTATGAAGGGGGTTATCCTTTCCATCAACCCTGATGTCACCATAGTGGATATTTCTCATGAGGTAGAAGCACAGGATATAAGGGAGGGTGCTTTTCTCATAAAAGAGTACTACACGTACTTCGAAAAAGGTACCATTCACGTCGCTATCGTTGATCCTACTGTGGGGAGTGAAAGAAGGCCGATAGTTTTCAGCAAGGACGGGCACTTTTTTATCGGACCTGATAATGGCATCTTCACCCTGGTTATTGACGAGGATACAGAAATATATTTGATAGAGAATAAAAAATTTATGATGAGAACTATAAGCACTACATTCCATGGCAGGGATGTATTTGCCCCAGTAGCTGCACATCTCTCATTGGGGTTTCACCTTTCGGCCTTTGGGGAAGTAGTTACAGACCCGGTGTGTCTCACGGATATTTTTCCAAAAATAGAAACTGATGTGATTTACGGCGAGGTAGTGAGGTTTGATCGGTTCGGGAATGCCATTACAAATATCCATGCGAGTACACTCAACACATTCATAAAAGGAAAAAAATTCAGGATAACCATAGGGAAGACATCTTTTGAATCTATCGATAAGAGCTACTACGAAAAAGAAGTGACCTGCCTCATCGGCAGCGCCGGTTATCTTGAATTTGCATATTACAGGGGGAGCTTCAGGGAAGAAAAGAAGGTATGGAAAGGGGATGAAGTTACGGTAAGGGTTGAGTAA